Below is a genomic region from Ascaphus truei isolate aAscTru1 chromosome 5, aAscTru1.hap1, whole genome shotgun sequence.
tcagatctttttgatttctcagcttcccttggggtaacgtgtcagatacatagaaagtgggaaggatgaaacccagataacaaggggcagtgtgattgcagggtacaatcttagtggcccgcatgccacacaaccaatagtACCCGAAAGGGAGTCTAATGCTAGTGGGGAACTTGAAACTTAAACTTTGTTCTGATTTATACTGAGTAGAGAAATCGCACTTACTGTTCTTGTGATAACGGGTATCACTACAATAACATCCCACACCCCCGGAATCACCTGATCCAATCCAAGAGCGCAAAGTGGCAGTCTGAGCAGAGAACCAGTGATACAAACTTGAATTGGTTTGACAGGTGTCAATGGAGTTCTGCTGAGTGAGAGTGACATTGTGACTACAAAATGCAGAACAATTGATGTTTATAGTGAGAGAATCAAGCATATACCTAGTTGTTTGTCTCAATTTGAAGGCCAAAATAACAGTAGAAATTTTGACAGGAATGATAACCTGACATGTTGAATACATTGTGGTAACAAATAGCCCCTTGTGTGGTTCTAGATGTGAGATATACTTTCTCTAATTCCTCTTTAACCTTGGATCTGCTGTTAGAGGTAAAATTCCAGGATTTGTCACTACTCAGAATGTGCATCAACATTGCTTGATCAATAACATCGGGGAAAGAGGGATACCCATATTTTAGACTATGTGGACCTTGTCCGCAAATCCAGCATGATTTATTGGGCCTAGTTTCTTGATGTACTAGTAGCAGAGATTTAACATACATATTGTCCTTTTCCCAAGCAGACTGAGATAATTCCCtacgtgtgtatttgtgtgtgattTTGTCAACATTTTTAACCCcatatgaccaggcagtcacaCTCCAGAGCATAACGGCCACAATGGTGATTGCTATACTTAGAAACAGTGCTATTATGCAAATGACACTGGGCCCAAAGTCTTTGGGGCCAGAGGATCGTTTCCGGGACATCCAGGGATAGGTGGAGCCATCTTCACTCGGCTGGCGTGTTTCCATGTCGGGTCCTCGGCCGTAAGGATCGCTGTCTGGGTCACTGCGATTATGGAAACGGGTTCACCGAAGGGAGGGTCCAGAGTCTTATTCTTGAACAGCTTCTTGACCAGCACCAGGTCACCGGGCCGGAAAGGGTGAGTCACTTCACCTGTGGGGCAcggaagagacagagatacatcACCATAGAAGCCATTCAATTTCTCAACAAGGTGCATCACATATTCATGCTGAGTCAATGGTAAGTTATTCTTTGCAACATTCAAACCATGGTGCTTAGTCCATGGGGTAAGGAACGGCCTACCCATCAAAATTTCAAAAGGCGAATAACCCGTAGTTTTATTTGGGGTCATTCTAATTTCGGCCAAAACAGCCGGTATCAGATCAGGCCAGTGGTGAAAAGTTCCTCCCGTACCCTTTCTCAATTTATCCTTTATGGTCCTGTTGGTTCTTTCCACCTGTCCAGAGGACTGAGGATGTTATGGAACATGAAACTTCCAATCAATACATAACATCTGACATATCTGCTGTGTAATTTTGGCTGTAAATGGAGTACCTTGATCACTGTTGATAGACAGCGGGCAACCAAACCTAGGGATAATCTCTTTACACAGAATCTTGGCAACAACACTGGTATTTTCTTTACTAGTCGGGAATGCCTCTACCCACTTAGAGAACTGATCCACTATCACCAACAAATACTGCAAACCTCCTTTAGCTTTTGGCATGTGTGTGAAATCAATTTGTAATTGCTGCATGGGACCATCAGGGGGTGGCAAATGCTCATGGACACCGTGTATTGCACCATTGGGATTATTGCGAGCACATGTAAGACATCTTGATAACTGTGTCTCAACCAAGACAGACAAATCCCTTATACAAAACCTAGAGCGAATATTCTTGCAAGTCTGTTTCCTGCCAATGTGACCAAAACCGTGAAAATGACTGATAAAAATGGGAGCTGCTGTTTTGGGTACCCCCACCCGTCCCTCCTTGTCTGACAACAGATGTTGTACATCTAGAGTCAGACCTTCCTGCTTCCAGAAAGCGAGATCCTCCTCCGAGGCCAGTGCCTGCAAGGAAATAAGATCAAAATCAGGGATTGAAGGTACATTAATCAAGGACATCTGAAAAAACGGTGTTGTGTCATAGTCAGGGCAAAATGGGGCAGAAATGGCTACATTCCTAGCTACAATGTCTGCTAGGTCGTTTCCTTTGGCAACATCACTGCCATCTGAACTGTGTCCCTTACATTTGACAATTGCAAGAGATAGGGGAAGTAAAATGGCAGCTAAAATATCTTCTATCAACTGAGAATGAGCGATACCTTTTCCATCTGCAGTGGTGAACCCCCGGTGTTGCCAGATAACACCAAAATCATGTGCTACCCCAAAAGCATACCTAGAGTCGGTGTAAATAGTCACTTCCCTATCCTTGAACAATTTGAAGTCCTTGGTTAACGCAATGATTTCAGCAGCCTGAGCTGAGACAAAAGGTAAAGAGTAAGCCATCAACACAGTGTCAGGTAATTGCACAACAGAGAATCCTGTCAAGAACACACCGTCAGCTGGTTTGGAACATGAGCCATCAACAAACACTACCTCACCATAGGGTAATGGAACAGAGGACAAATCACACCTAGGTGATGATTCCAGGGTAATGTTAGTCAAACAGTCATGCTCATGGTCAGAGTCTGGTTCTGTGTTAGAAAGCAAACGATGTAATAACACTGCAGGGCCAGAATGTGATGGGTGATATTTGACAGTGAGGTTGGCAGTGGTTGTGAGAATGGTTTCATAACCTGAGCGCCTCTGCGCGGTCATGTGCTGTGTAGTGAGGTTATTTAATATCTGCAAAACCTGATGTGAAGTGTgcagtgtgagagggtgagacagtACAATGGTTTGCGCAGTTTCAGTCATGATTGCACATGCTGCTACAGCCCTTAAACATGCCGGCATACCCTGAACCActgtgggaaaagttttggaaTAAAAAGCCACAGGCCTATAACCACCACCGTGTTCCTGAGCAAGGACCCCCGCCACTTTCGCTCCACCTTCAGTGCAGTAAAGGTGAAACGGTTGCTGGTAGTTGGGCAATCCcagtgcaggagcagagcagagagCGGAGCGGAGGTACTTGTAGGCCATCTCCATGTCAGCTGACCAGATGATCGTCTCAGGTTGAGATTGGAGAGTCACTTTCCTGAGGATGTGGTCATGGAAAGAACAATCAGGAATCCACTGATGACAATAGGCAATTACTCCTAGGAATGACAACAAAGcagtcttagggcctcatgcagtaagcgttgataaggattttttcggcattttatagccaaaattgggtttgagattcagtaagcgccgataagtgcttgatttcggcaggtttcgtagccgataattttgttatggccagttggctgccgataagcctgttttcggcactgatcgccacttttttaaatcggctggattcaagtaccaaaatcagcttatcggggttgatcggcactaggaaattgagatgttatggccgatttctcccgccaactaaagttggcaagttggaggggagaacgatcgctaaggctgccggaacggcacttagaaaaaaaaaatcttctgtacatcaatggagtcaatggagcgggga
It encodes:
- the LOC142495789 gene encoding uncharacterized protein LOC142495789 isoform X3, with translation MQLVAFLLLLKQRIRKVTLQSQPETIIWSADMEMAYKYLRSALCSAPALGLPNYQQPFHLYCTEGGAKVAGVLAQEHGGGYRPVAFYSKTFPTVVQGMPACLRAVAACAIMTETAQTIVLSHPLTLHTSHQVLQILNNLTTQHMTAQRRSGYETILTTTANLTVKYHPSHSGPAVLLHRLLSNTEPDSDHEHDCLTNITLESSPRCDLSSVPLPYGEVVFVDGSCSKPADGVFLTGFSVVQLPDTVLMAYSLPFVSAQAAEIIALTKDFKLFKDREVTIYTDSRYAFGVAHDFGVIWQHRGFTTADGKGIAHSQLIEDILAAILLPLSLAIVKCKGHSSDGSDVAKGNDLADIVARNVAISAPFCPDYDTTPFFQMSLINVPSIPDFDLISLQALASEEDLAFWKQEGEVTHPFRPGDLVLVKKLFKNKTLDPPFGEPVSIIAVTQTAILTAEDPTWKHASRVKMAPPIPGCPGNDPLAPKTLGPVSFA
- the LOC142495789 gene encoding protein NYNRIN-like isoform X1, producing MQLVAFLLLLKQRIRKVTLQSQPETIIWSADMEMAYKYLRSALCSAPALGLPNYQQPFHLYCTEGGAKVAGVLAQEHGGGYRPVAFYSKTFPTVVQGMPACLRAVAACAIMTETAQTIVLSHPLTLHTSHQVLQILNNLTTQHMTAQRRSGYETILTTTANLTVKYHPSHSGPAVLLHRLLSNTEPDSDHEHDCLTNITLESSPRCDLSSVPLPYGEVVFVDGSCSKPADGVFLTGFSVVQLPDTVLMAYSLPFVSAQAAEIIALTKDFKLFKDREVTIYTDSRYAFGVAHDFGVIWQHRGFTTADGKGIAHSQLIEDILAAILLPLSLAIVKCKGHSSDGSDVAKGNDLADIVARNVAISAPFCPDYDTTPFFQMSLINVPSIPDFDLISLQALASEEDLAFWKQEGLTLDVQHLLSDKEGRVGVPKTAAPIFISHFHGFGHIGRKQTCKNIRSRFCIRDLSVLVETQLSRCLTCARNNPNGAIHGVHEHLPPPDGPMQQLQIDFTHMPKAKGGLQYLLVIVDQFSKWVEAFPTSKENTSVVAKILCKEIIPRFGCPLSINSDQGTPFTAKITQQICQMLCIDWKFHVP
- the LOC142495789 gene encoding protein NYNRIN-like isoform X2, with the protein product MEMAYKYLRSALCSAPALGLPNYQQPFHLYCTEGGAKVAGVLAQEHGGGYRPVAFYSKTFPTVVQGMPACLRAVAACAIMTETAQTIVLSHPLTLHTSHQVLQILNNLTTQHMTAQRRSGYETILTTTANLTVKYHPSHSGPAVLLHRLLSNTEPDSDHEHDCLTNITLESSPRCDLSSVPLPYGEVVFVDGSCSKPADGVFLTGFSVVQLPDTVLMAYSLPFVSAQAAEIIALTKDFKLFKDREVTIYTDSRYAFGVAHDFGVIWQHRGFTTADGKGIAHSQLIEDILAAILLPLSLAIVKCKGHSSDGSDVAKGNDLADIVARNVAISAPFCPDYDTTPFFQMSLINVPSIPDFDLISLQALASEEDLAFWKQEGLTLDVQHLLSDKEGRVGVPKTAAPIFISHFHGFGHIGRKQTCKNIRSRFCIRDLSVLVETQLSRCLTCARNNPNGAIHGVHEHLPPPDGPMQQLQIDFTHMPKAKGGLQYLLVIVDQFSKWVEAFPTSKENTSVVAKILCKEIIPRFGCPLSINSDQGTPFTAKITQQICQMLCIDWKFHVP